A genome region from Eremothecium gossypii ATCC 10895 chromosome VII, complete sequence includes the following:
- the OXA1 gene encoding membrane insertase OXA1 (Syntenic homolog of Saccharomyces cerevisiae YER154W (OXA1)) — protein MLRASALRTVRSLRTPTFGTAFPVGLQRTAIRLNSSASGGGIPKATEELSELQNQLPTFETAEPIVQAAGEASNHIGYLASINMADSWLWPTGLLQNILEHVHVYAGLPWWGTICVTTVLVRALLFPLYVKYSDTIAKTSRVKPELEQLTREVMASTDLVEQQQATLKRRKLLQENGIKNRYLVVPILQLPLAISFFAAIRQMANYPVDGFSVQGIWWFADLAQADPYLGLQCLTAAMFMGLSRAGGESGAQQFSPQMRKVFTFLPLLTIPATMNLASGVVLYLAVNGVCSVAQTLLLRTPAIRRKLNIADVVPAPPADPNAPPKGLLESFRENIKKAKEQAEKKAEMNKKRYELEEAAKKEKERTSNIKIVHRSKLK, from the coding sequence ATGCTGAGAGCATCTGCTTTGCGTACAGTGCGTTCTCTGAGAACGCCGACATTCGGAACAGCCTTTCCTGTGGGCTTGCAGCGCACGGCCATCCGGTTGAACTCCAGCGCTAGCGGCGGTGGGATACCCAAGGCTACTGAAGAACTGTCTGAGCTACAGAACCAACTACCGACGTTTGAAACGGCGGAGCCTATAGTGCAGGCAGCGGGAGAGGCATCGAACCATATAGGGTACCTGGCGTCGATTAATATGGCGGACTCGTGGCTGTGGCCGACGGGTTTGCTGCAAAACATATTGGAGCACGTGCACGTTTATGCCGGGCTTCCATGGTGGGGGACCATTTGCGTGACTACAGTGCTTGTGCGGGCGTTGCTGTTCCCGCTGTACGTGAAGTACTCCGATACGATCGCCAAGACTTCACGGGTGAAGCcggagctggagcagctgaCGCGGGAAGTCATGGCAAGCACTGACCTGGTGGAGCAGCAACAGGCCACATTGAAGCGGCGGAAGCTCCTACAGGAGAACGGCATCAAAAACCGTTATCTAGTTGTGCCTATTCTTCAATTGCCTCTTGCCATCTCCTTCTTCGCAGCAATCAGGCAGATGGCAAACTACCCTGTGGATGGTTTCAGTGTCCAGGGTATCTGGTGGTTTGCCGATCTGGCACAGGCTGACCCCTACCTCGGTCTCCAGTGTCTGACTGCGGCGATGTTCATGGGGCTGAGTCGCGCAGGTGGAGAATCTGGAGCTCAACAATTCTCGCCCCAGATGAGAAAGGTGTTTACCTTCCTACCGCTGTTGACGATCCCAGCTACGATGAACCTAGCTAGCGGAGTTGTGCTTTATCTTGCTGTCAACGGTGTGTGTTCTGTTGCCCAGACGCTATTATTGAGAACACCTGCTATCCGGCGCAAGTTGAACATCGCAGATGTGGTTCCAGCACCACCCGCGGATCCTAATGCCCCACCAAAGGGTTTACTGGAAAGTTTCAGGGAGAACATAAAGAAGGCCAAGGAGCAAGCTGAGAAGAAGGCGGAGATGAACAAAAAACGTTATGAACTAGAGGAGGCGGCAAAGAAGGAGAAAGAACGGACTAGCAATATAAAGATTGTCCACAGGTCGAAACTAAAGTAA
- the BEM2 gene encoding GTPase-activating protein BEM2 (Syntenic homolog of Saccharomyces cerevisiae YER155C (BEM2)), with translation MPLKWAARNKKPPSAPQSCASKPSSASQSSCVDERISATPRSSISSNSSPNSKNNMSRHSHSNGSVYSDETTLKTAQTHYTQQGQQAKPQQHTQQQQQQPQTPMQLQVPTGQAHKRTLTCEDMKAGARCEEQVSPCSQPAGSPVRRGGGLNGETYDGTVFRLGWVNKAQGAAPAREGRYSHQPTASLSSIGSERPHFTGGGTSGYQYVATAYRLHRAQLKGCILNLYKSGLTNVKYFDPALEPSAAALQMHQERQEMPLLQPPLPSEAVPAPSILEASMESGELRLEYLSEAYPHPDLQLDKKDGKILSGSLESLCHAVLFMPTTDAKRVTDILLLLPLLDDFTRVLNYFNLFGKVFSKHHPAGAAGADDLNQNYNISNETDRQLTLRLATVVQTVLDMFPGFLLDDKIFQSLVILLDTISFHDEDTSQELKVAIAEKQTVLVKLTGFANEPIQSAKLDVLIKVQSFLKLDTEKVANQIHKINLTFNRVWSPQADYSLLYDSQYTQKHVELNPLVFFNDKNVQYLSRLMVSHIFCEETGFTPKKRAEVLTKWVQLGCKFERLGDMVSWLAIATVICSIPVLRLTRTWQYVPDSYLKIIFKDWVPTIVQLDRRQMSSKSMNSVFILAPPNLNDAFVRDNVIPYFGDLVIHSDDLPRDSKYKYLEKKIRRTKNAFYKWQQRLDQAFAQDRDSASSFTDSLHLDEEEHDVADFYQYWRFHMNLPPMNIETIMEMSLKMEPPSINQQTYSKTYSTRSALISGAYLPTLFTTLLPSYSLFPQELLIAAASTPSTKNNNSSQASNRISQLSVNSTPHSNASSSSAASAVTGIDNIDVPITKEISSKLSNKQVLLKFIRDMFNVDINVFHISDDVIFKSIRDYEAKSRPTSVVIESPKRLSLLSSVSPDVSAVSSALENLDLFKNFNSSSDDIAEFTVQVVLKCASLEKIFDILVLTSRVFSNLVTTTDLVSYFNSEKARREKSGAQHNGQHSIGLLDFALISLIMDNELFAETFFNNYKSFTTTLCVLENLAKRFIGAKSSAISISLINKLRNSESSRQIPPSTTSNQFSASGIFKPSYDELKFPVWDLKVTSVEGCPLDYLAKIQIGVLESLYHLIREHYADFTDDLANNKTFLDILKIINQEVYDEWDKRLDDLRNNNNSSQKRKNSCDDNSSAKITFHVNDARPENSNENKRGAATNLGDSSLAALEKLQCTLQDLYVKIKSSYQRQLYRPLGVTRNCRKVHDMLCQFQPQTSMSALIMNGSSDTLDKMVTEFQALKHTDYDDIINWIYKLDHFITSKLKLVSNQDWIQVSQILESLSNDSLVALFNYPLHAESNNVIASGSSQLDDLQILDIFTWLSTLESGSAHIIDKFPASVQLIVRLHLSLTKFFTVHIAHLHSTYEARVNTCSLILEILNFVHVKNANVNLFHSDDAGEGSMATISPHVPSFIETAIENAIISPESRFFEVSWKQAYKTISEKDEKLTFIGSVLTGLDKSTAHFLDADNRQPVRPKNFSPCPGWFISRLLEITGLVPNMSIENSKMINFDKRRFINNIVINYQDLIPNTEQLPSHDDEKSAHQFGSILFHYGTESSIKAFRKASKEAASNEARKLKFQAMGLFNDILVTEVYKVQRDQKKQEQLTVQEHEAKRSVLIQHPNKVSVSSASSSVSGSSSGSTARTSNPAHAAYALNMAGSLSISAARHGRSSVSSRSSVISNTATATSPASGASPNQTSTSHHGGMGKKIGGFLRRPFSISGFTSSSSQYTTTSVVLSGVQANGSISPYELPELTSEIQDTKIVTVIKTFEIKSCIQINNYRQDPDMMHCFKIVMEDGTQHTLQCMDDADMHEWMKAITLSKRYSFHSKRFKGKTSNKIFGVPVEDVCEREGALIPNIIVKLLDEIELRGLDEVGLYRVPGSVGSINALKNAFDDEGAVHNTFTLEDDRWFEINTIAGCFKLYLRELPESLFTNEKVDEFVNIMTAYKNHEVDLSQFQNGIKTLLSTLPVFNYHILKRLFLHLNRVHQHVENNRMDASNLAIVFSMSFINQDDLASTMGPTLGLLQMLLQHLIRNPEHYFT, from the coding sequence ATGCCCCTAAAGTGGGCTGCGAGAAACAAGAAGCCACCATCTGCGCCGCAGTCGTGCGCAAGCAAGCCGTCCAGTGCGTCGCAGTCATCCTGCGTTGACGAGCGCATCAGCGCGACGCCGCGGAGCTCGATCTCGTCGAATTCAAGCCCTAATTCCAAAAATAATATGTCGCGTCATTCGCACTCCAATGGATCTGTTTACTCAGATGAAACAACATTGAAGACAGCCCAAACCCACTACACACAACAAGGCCAACAGGCAAAGCCGCAACAGCacacgcagcagcagcagcagcagccacAGACGCCGATGCAGTTACAGGTGCCGACGGGGCAAGCGCACAAGCGGACGCTGACATGTGAGGACATGAAGGCGGGTGCGCGCTGCGAGGAGCAGGTGTCGCCCTGCTCGCAGCCGGCGGGCTCGCCGGTGCGACGTGGAGGCGGGCTGAACGGGGAGACGTACGACGGGACTGTGTTTCGGCTCGGGTGGGTGAACAAGGCGCAGggcgcagcgccggcgcgcgaGGGGCGATACAGCCACCAGCCAACAGCGTCACTGTCTTCGATCGGATCGGAGCGGCCGCACTTCACGGGAGGGGGGACGAGCGGGTACCAGTATGTCGCGACTGCGTACCGGTTGCACCGTGCGCAGCTCAAGGGCTGCATCCTGAATCTGTACAAGTCGGGCCTGACGAATGTGAAGTACTTCGACCCGGCGCTGGAGCCGAGCGCTGCGGCGCTGCAGATGCACCAGGAGCGACAGGAGATGCCCCTCCTGCAGCCGCCCCTCCCCTCCGAGGCTGTGCCGGCGCCTTCGATCCTGGAGGCGTCCATGGAGAGCGGCGAGCTGCGGCTGGAGTACCTGAGCGAGGCGTACCCTCATCCGGACCTACAGCTGGACAAGAAGGACGGCAAGATCCTTTCGGGGTCGCTGGAGTCGCTGTGCCACGCCGTGCTGTTCATGCCCACGACTGACGCGAAACGGGTCACAGACATCTTGTTGCTCCTGCCGCTCCTGGACGACTTCACGCGTGTCCTCAACTACTTCAACCTGTTCGGGAAGGTATTTTCGAAGCACCACccggcgggcgcggcgggaGCCGATGACCTAAATCAGAACTACAACATCAGCAACGAGACAGACCGCCAATTGACGCTGCGGCTAGCCACAGTGGTCCAGACAGTGCTGGACATGTTCCCGGGCTTTCTGCTGGACGACAAGATTTTCCAGTCCCTGGTGATACTACTCGATACGATTTCCTTCCACGATGAAGACACGTCGCAGGAGCTGAAGGTGGCGATAGCGGAGAAACAGACGGTACTGGTCAAGCTGACCGGCTTTGCAAATGAACCCATCCAGTCCGCGAAACTCGATGTTTTAATAAAGGTGCAGAGCTTCCTGAAACTTGATACCGAGAAGGTTGCCAACCAGATTCACAAGATCAATCTAACCTTTAATAGGGTATGGAGCCCACAAGCCGATTATTCCCTACTTTACGACTCTCAATATACACAAAAGCACGTGGAACTAAACCCATTGGTATTTTTCAACGATAAAAATGTACAGTATTTGAGTCGCTTAATGGTGTCTCATATCTTCTGCGAAGAGACGGGATTTACGCCGAAGAAACGAGCGGAGGTTTTGACAAAATGGGTCCAATTGGGATGCAAGTTTGAGCGACTTGGGGACATGGTCTCATGGCTTGCAATTGCGACAGTAATATGCTCCATCCCCGTTTTACGCTTGACAAGGACGTGGCAATATGTGCCTGACTCTTACTTGAAGATAATTTTTAAGGATTGGGTACCCACGATTGTCCAGTTGGATCGCAGGCAAATGTCCTCCAAGTCGATGAACAGTGTTTTCATACTAGCCCCACCTAATTTAAACGATGCCTTTGTGAGGGACAATGTGATCCCTTACTTTGGCGACTTAGTCATTCACTCCGATGATCTACCCAGAGACAGCAAGTATAAGTACTTGGAGAAAAAGATACGCCGCACAAAAAATGCCTTTTACAAGTGGCAGCAGAGACTAGACCAGGCATTTGCGCAGGATAGAGATTCTGCCAGTTCCTTTACGGACTCCTTGCATCTTGACGAGGAGGAACATGATGTGGCAGATTTCTATCAGTATTGGAGGTTTCACATGAATTTGCCACCAATGAATATTGAAACAATTATGGAAATGAGTTTAAAAATGGAACCCCCTTCTATTAATCAACAGACTTATTCGAAGACATACTCAACGAGAAGTGCGCTCATCAGTGGGGCTTATTTGCCGACCTTGTTTACAACATTGTTACCATCATATTCCCTGTTTCCACAGGAACTACTGATTGCAGCTGCAAGCACGCCATCCACGAAAAATAATAACTCATCTCAAGCCTCTAACCGGATCAGCCAACTATCTGTGAATTCGACACCTCACTCAAATGCCAGTTCGAGTTCCGCAGCGAGCGCTGTTACCGGAATTGATAATATCGATGTGCCAATTACAAAGGAGATATCATCCAAGTTATCAAACAAACAGGTTTTACTGAAGTTCATTAGGGATATGTTCAACGTAGATATTAACGTTTTCCACATATCTGATGATGTTATTTTCAAGTCCATTCGTGATTACGAAGCTAAATCGAGGCCTACTAGTGTCGTTATTGAAAGTCCCAAGCGGTTGTCGCTTCTTTCTTCGGTCTCTCCTGATGTATCTGCTGTCAGCAGTGCATTGGAAAATTTGGATCTGTTCAAAAATTTTAACTCCAGTTCTGATGATATCGCCGAATTTACCGTACAGGTGGTGTTGAAATGTGCAAGCTTGGAAAAGATTTTTGATATCTTGGTCTTAACAAGCCGGGTGTTCTCCAACCTCGTAACAACTACAGATTTGGTTTCCTATTTTAATAGTGAAAAGGCAAGGCGGGAAAAGTCAGGCGCTCAACACAATGGTCAGCACTCTATTGGTTTGTTAGATTTTGCATTGATTAGCCTAATTATGGATAATGAGCTCTTTGCAGAGACCTTTTTTAACAACTACAAAAGTTTTACGACGACGTTGTGCGTACTGGAAAACTTGGCAAAGAGATTTATCGGTGCGAAATCCTCAGCCATATCTATTAGTCTAATCAATAAGTTACGGAATTCTGAATCATCCCGGCAGATACCACCTTCTACTACCTCCAACCAGTTTTCAGCGAGTGGCATCTTTAAGCCATCATATGATGAGCTTAAATTCCCTGTCTGGGATCTTAAGGTCACCAGCGTCGAAGGCTGTCCGCTAGACTACCTTGCAAAGATTCAGATCGGAGTATTGGAATCACTATACCATTTGATTAGAGAGCATTATGCGGACTTCACCGATGATCTCGCTAACAACAAAACCTTTCTGGATATTCTGAAGATCATTAACCAGGAGGTTTATGATGAGTGGGACAAAAGATTAGATGACCTAAGGAATAATAATAACAGTAGCCAGAAGAGGAAGAACAGTTGCGATGATAATTCTAGTGCCAAGATTACTTTCCATGTTAATGATGCTCGACCTGAAAACTCCAATGAGAATAAGCGGGGTGCGGCGACGAATTTGGGGGATAGCTCCTTAGCAGCATTGGAAAAACTTCAATGTACATTACAGGATCTATACGTGAAGATTAAGTCCTCATATCAACGCCAATTATATCGTCCATTGGGCGTCACAAGAAATTGCAGGAAAGTTCACGATATGCTGTGCCAATTTCAGCCGCAGACTAGTATGTCCGCTCTTATCATGAATGGATCTAGTGACACACTTGATAAGATGGTTACCGAATTCCAGGCCCTGAAACACACCGATTATGATGATATTATTAATTGGATTTACAAATTAGATCATTTTATTACCTCGAAACTAAAGCTTGTTTCGAACCAAGACTGGATTCAAGTGTCGCAAATTTTAGAGTCTTTGTCGAATGATTCTCTTGTTGCTTTGTTCAATTATCCATTGCATGCGGAATCTAATAATGTAATTGCAAGTGGAAGTTCTCAGTTGGATGATCTTCAAATTTTGGATATATTCACCTGGTTATCAACGCTTGAGAGTGGTTCAGCACACATTATTGATAAGTTCCCTGCTAGCGTTCAGTTGATAGTCAGACTGCATTTGTCTCTGACTAAATTTTTTACTGTGCATATTGCCCATCTGCATTCTACCTATGAGGCCAGAGTTAATACTTGTTCACTTATCTTGGAGATACTCAACTTTGTTCATGTTAAGAATGCCAATGTTAATTTATTCCATTCTGATGATGCTGGGGAGGGTTCTATGGCCACAATTTCGCCACATGTCCCATCTTTCATCGAAACAGCCATAGAAAACGCCATCATAAGTCCAGAATCCCGATTTTTTGAGGTTTCATGGAAGCAAGCCTATAAGACAATATCCGAGAAAGATGAGAAGTTGACGTTCATTGGATCTGTGCTTACCGGGTTAGATAAATCGACGGCGCACTTTTTGGATGCCGATAACAGGCAGCCTGTTAGGCCCAAGAATTTTTCGCCTTGCCCGGGTTGGTTTATCTCTCGTCTGTTGGAGATCACTGGCCTAGTTCCTAACATGAGCATTGAAAATTCCAAAATGATCAACTTTGACAAAAGGCGATTCATCAATAACATAGTGATAAACTATCAAGACTTGATTCCAAATACTGAACAGCTTCCGTCTCATGATGATGAAAAATCCGCACATCAATTTGGGTCTATCCTTTTCCATTATGGCACCGAGTCATCGATTAAGGCATTTAGAAAAGCTAGTAAGGAGGCTGCTTCAAATGAGGCAAGAAAATTGAAGTTTCAAGcaatgggcttgttcaaTGATATCCTAGTCACTGAAGTCTACAAGGTGCAGAGAGATCAAAAGAAACAGGAACAGTTAACCGTACAGGAACATGAGGCAAAAAGATCAGTCTTGATTCAACACCCAAACAAAGTGTCTGTCTCTTCGGCTTCATCTTCAGTCTCTGGGTCTTCCAGTGGCTCTACTGCTAGAACTTCTAATCCTGCTCATGCTGCTTACGCGTTAAATATGGCCGGGTCCTTATCAATTTCAGCTGCCAGACATGGTAGAAGCTCTGTTTCATCTAGGAGTTCGGTAATATCAAATACCGCAACTGCTACTTCCCCAGCAAGTGGCGCTTCCCCAAACCAAACCAGCACCTCTCATCATGGGGGCATGGGTAAAAAAATTGGTGGCTTTTTGAGGAGGCCATTCTCCATCAGTGGATTTACCTCGTCATCCTCTCAATATACCACAACGTCAGTTGTGCTGTCTGGCGTCCAGGCTAACGGCTCTATATCCCCATATGAGCTACCCGAACTCACTTCCGAAATACAAGATACAAAGATCGTCACTGTCATCAAGACTTTTGAGATCAAATCGTGCATCCAAATCAACAACTACAGGCAGGATCCTGATATGATGCATTGTTTTAAGATTGTTATGGAGGATGGTACACAACATACCCTTCAATGTATGGACGACGCTGATATGCATGAATGGATGAAGGCCATTACACTCTCTAAAAGATACTCCTTCCATTCTAAAAGATTTAAGGGTAAAACATCAAATAAAATCTTCGGTGTACCGGTAGAAGACGTTTGCGAAAGAGAAGGAGCGTTAATACCCAATATTATAGTGAAATTGTTGGATGAAATCGAGTTGCGCGGGCTTGATGAAGTGGGCCTATATAGGGTGCCTGGTTCCGTGGGCAGCATCAATGCACTCAAGAATGCATTTGACGATGAGGGGGCTGTTCACAACACTTTTACGCTGGAAGATGACCGTTGGTTTGAAATAAATACTATTGCCGGGTGTTTTAAACTATACCTCAGGGAACTTCCTGAATCTTTGTTCACAAATGAAAAGGTGGACGAGTTCGTTAATATCATGACCGCTTACAAGAACCATGAGGTTGATCTATCCCAGTTCCAGAATGGTATAAAGACGCTGCTGAGTACCTTGCCTGTTTTCAATTACCATATTCTAAAACGGCTGTTCTTGCATCTCAACCGCGTTCACCAGCATGTTGAGAATAACAGAATGGATGCTAGCAACTTGGCAATTGTGTTTTCGATGTCTTTCATCAACCAAGATGATCTTGCCAGTACGATGGGGCCCACTTTGGGTTTGCTGCAAATGCTACTACAGCATCTGATTAGAAACCCAGAGCATTACTTCACCTGA
- the MYG1 gene encoding Myg1p (Syntenic homolog of Saccharomyces cerevisiae YER156C): protein MRMSRGAHALLLGRIATTTTPTKVQGASPMQIGLARPATAVAWFAPRTRIRSLVNPGFLAEKFAGHRTVSHLRLLATMSKKLKMTPFKQICTHSGSFHADEALAVYMLRLLPEGKDAKLVRSRDPAKWEESCIVVDVSGKYDGVKYFDHHQREFFETFSDQYKTKLSSAGLVYKHFGRQIVRALCPEISDEDTELLYEKVYRDFVEALDANDNGISNFDAEELGVRPRFHDKNISIPGIVAKMNPDWNEETSDARFDECFLTASAFVGDCFARVVRGYGRAWLPAKDIVRAGVRDRAAVDPSGRIVVLERFCPWKEHLYDVERELGLVGEVLFVLFADSSGSWRVSTVPQSATSFRFRHGLPEPWRGLRDDALSEATGVPGCIFVHAAGFIGGARTRDAALALARLSLPA from the coding sequence ATGCGGATGTCACGTGGCGCGCACGCGTTGCTACTTGGGCGCATCGCAACAACCACTACTCCCACAAAGGTACAGGGGGCATCGCCGATGCAGATTGGACTGGCCCGACCGGCAACTGCAGTCGCATGGTTCGCTCCACGGACGAGGATACGCTCGTTGGTAAATCCTGGTTTTCTTGCAGAAAAATTTGCGGGCCATCGCACTGTTAGCCATCTCCGACTCCTCGCCACGATGTCCAAGAAGCTCAAGATGACCCCGTTCAAGCAAATCTGTACGCACTCGGGCTCGTTCCACGCTGACGAGGCGCTCGCAGTGTACATGCTGCGCCTACTGCCTGAGGGTAAAGACGCCAAGCTCGTGCGGTCGCGCGACCCGGCCAAGTGGGAGGAGTCCTGTATCGTGGTGGACGTCAGTGGCAAGTACGACGGCGTCAAGTACTTCGACCACCACCAGCGCGAGTTCTTCGAGACGTTCAGCGACCAGTACAAAACCAAGCTCTCGAGCGCCGGCCTGGTGTACAAGCACTTTGGACGGCAGATCGTGCGCGCGCTGTGCCCTGAGATCAGCGACGAGGACACCGAGCTGCTCTACGAGAAGGTGTACCGCGACTTCGTCGAGGCCCTGGATGCCAACGACAACGGCATCAGCAACTTTGACGCCGAGGAGCTCGGCGTGCGCCCGCGCTTCCACGACAAGAACATCTCCATCCCGGGCATCGTCGCCAAGATGAACCCCGACTGGAACGAAGAGACCAGCGACGCCCGCTTCGACGAGTGCTTCCTTACCGCCTCGGCCTTTGTCGGCGACTGCTTCGCGCGCGTCGTGCGCGGCTATGGCCGCGCGTGGCTACCCGCCAAGGACATTGTCCGCGCCGGCGTGCGCGaccgcgccgccgtcgaCCCCAGCGGCCGCATCGTCGTCCTCGAGCGCTTCTGTCCCTGGAAAGAGCACCTCTACGACGTCGAGCGTGAGCTCGGCCTCGTCGGCGAGGTCCTCTTCGTGCTGTTCGCCGACTCCTCTGGTTCCTGGCGCGTCTCCACCGTCCCGCAGTCGGCTACCTCCTTCCGCTTCCGCCACGGTCTGCCAGAGCCTTGGCGCGGCCTGCGTGACGATGCCCTCTCCGAGGCGACCGGCGTCCCCGGCTGCATCTTCGTCCACGCCGCGGGCTTCAtcggcggcgcgcgcaccCGCGACGCTGCCCTTGCGCTCGCCCGGCTGAGCCTCCCCGCCTAG
- the PET100 gene encoding Pet100p (Syntenic homolog of Saccharomyces cerevisiae YDR079W (PET100)), with translation MRLPFKYTRAQLELFRFSFCLLAPVGVMYYIGTDTDRKLNVPGFWPDPESLNKIPKEKYEIQAELARMRKERLEKRLRLERRLAEEFGLDVEAEKAKLRQELAERGAAAEH, from the coding sequence ATGAGGCTACCCTTCAAGTACACGCGAGCCCAGCTGGAACTGTTCCGCTTCTCGTTTTGCCTGCTCGCCCCTGTGGGGGTCATGTACTACATCGGAACGGACACCGACCGCAAGCTGAACGTGCCTGGCTTCTGGCCAGACCCCGAGTCGCTGAACAAGATCCCCAAGGAGAAGTACGAGATCCAGGCCGAGCTGGCACGCATGCGCAAGGAGCGCTTGGAAAAGCGCTTGAGGCTGGAGCGCAGGTTGGCTGAGGAGTTTGGTCTGGACGTGGAGGCCGAGAAGGCCAAGTTGAGACAAGAGCTTGCcgagcgcggcgcggcggccgagCACTGA